In one Tepidisphaeraceae bacterium genomic region, the following are encoded:
- a CDS encoding AAA family ATPase, with translation MVAHSISTFPARSDSTLSVGINAQFPLAWPHHSSGRCVGISLLVGPPGSRKTGLALQTALDLAARDEKSLILLSEEHVSRVRARAERMMTGRTKVDVARCLKNLALLATPNDPAHLPTYVARHVVATDAAHAGVKFVVLDSIQGTTGAGGSDARACRAALDAARLLQSAGIATLLVGHVTKQNAIRGPRTLEHAVDVVLHLNRRGGRRTLTVSKNRFGPAVLQPVPLAIDPATTRLMPARPAGGAAGRHVATARAWLPHVGGVEVQTAAALAPPSGRAAGRLLACRGIARAEVQYALHCLGSLPGMAAVAGELDLSIACRPLSDRDDPLLGARSSSGGYASLLHVPLCLSIAAATLCRTVPSDLVAIGEVDLAGRVRSLPGAAITAATAAMRAGELAAMRLLVPADDRRFLPWNCGCELSGVETVADAVAWVWPDLDAAGIALLIGT, from the coding sequence ATGGTTGCTCATTCGATTTCGACTTTTCCAGCCCGCTCCGATTCGACGCTAAGCGTCGGAATTAATGCTCAGTTTCCATTGGCGTGGCCTCACCATTCGTCTGGGAGATGCGTTGGCATCTCACTACTCGTCGGACCACCCGGCAGCCGCAAGACCGGCCTGGCCCTGCAAACCGCCTTGGACCTTGCGGCTCGCGATGAAAAGTCCCTAATCCTGCTGAGCGAAGAGCACGTTTCTCGCGTCCGCGCGCGTGCCGAGCGCATGATGACGGGCCGTACGAAGGTGGACGTGGCACGCTGCCTCAAAAACCTCGCACTGCTCGCGACGCCTAATGATCCGGCCCACCTGCCGACGTACGTCGCGCGGCACGTGGTCGCCACCGATGCCGCGCACGCTGGAGTCAAGTTTGTCGTGCTTGACAGCATCCAGGGCACGACCGGCGCGGGCGGGTCCGACGCGCGGGCCTGCCGGGCGGCCTTGGACGCCGCGCGGCTTCTTCAGTCCGCCGGCATCGCCACGCTCCTGGTCGGCCACGTGACGAAGCAGAACGCGATCCGCGGCCCGCGGACGCTCGAGCACGCGGTCGACGTCGTCCTGCACCTGAACCGCCGCGGCGGGCGGCGCACGCTCACCGTCAGCAAGAACCGCTTCGGCCCGGCCGTCCTCCAACCGGTCCCGCTGGCGATCGACCCGGCGACGACGCGCCTGATGCCGGCGCGGCCCGCCGGCGGGGCTGCGGGACGCCACGTGGCCACTGCCCGCGCGTGGCTGCCGCACGTCGGCGGCGTCGAGGTCCAAACTGCCGCGGCGCTCGCCCCGCCGTCGGGGCGTGCCGCCGGCCGCCTGCTCGCCTGCCGTGGGATTGCCCGCGCCGAGGTGCAGTACGCGCTGCACTGCCTCGGCAGCCTCCCGGGCATGGCGGCGGTCGCCGGCGAGCTGGATTTGTCGATCGCGTGCAGGCCCTTGAGCGATCGCGACGATCCGTTGCTTGGCGCTCGATCGTCTTCAGGCGGATACGCGAGCCTCTTGCACGTGCCGCTGTGCCTGTCGATCGCCGCGGCGACCCTGTGCCGCACGGTGCCGAGCGACCTGGTCGCGATCGGTGAGGTCGACCTCGCGGGGCGCGTGCGGTCGTTGCCAGGCGCGGCGATCACCGCGGCGACGGCGGCGATGCGGGCGGGTGAGCTGGCCGCCATGCGGCTGCTAGTGCCGGCGGACGATCGGCGGTTCCTGCCGTGGAACTGCGGCTGCGAGCTGAGCGGCGTCGAAACCGTCGCCGACGCGGTGGCGTGGGTGTGGCCCGACCTCGACGCGGCCGGGATAGCACTGCTGATCGGCACGTAG